The Salvelinus namaycush isolate Seneca chromosome 28, SaNama_1.0, whole genome shotgun sequence genome contains a region encoding:
- the LOC120023827 gene encoding cytosolic 5'-nucleotidase 1A-like — MFNPPEKRTEVSETQLRVAFDGDAVLFSDESERIFKAHGLDKFFEHEKAHENTLLDHGPLKGFLESLGKLQKKFYAKGQRMDCPIRTYLVTARSAASSGTRALKTLRSWGLDTDEALFLAGAPEGPMLEKIRPRIFFVVQMFHVEGAAELGTVAAHVPYGVAQKRPQKKPAEENAKDSSAAAK, encoded by the exons ATGTTTAACCCACCAGAGAAGAGAACAGAAGTGTCAGAGACTCAGCTGCGAGTGGCCTTCGATGGGGACGCAGTGCTCTTTTCTGATGAGTCGGAGCGCATCTTTAAGGCCCATGGACTGGACAAGTTCTTTGAGCATGAGAAGGCACACGAGAACACGCTTCTTGACCAT GGGCCACTGAAGGGGTTCCTGGAGTCTCTGGGGAAGCTGCAGAAGAAGTTTTATGCCAAGGGCCAGCGTATGGACTGCCCCATCCGCACCTACCTGGTGACGGCACGCAGCGCGGCCAGCTCAGGCACCCGGGCCCTGAAGACACTTCGATCCTGGGGACTGGACACTGACGAGGCCCTCTTCCTTGCTGGGGCCCCTGAGGGGCCTATGCTGGAGAAGATCCGGCCTCGCATATTCTTCGTTGTTCAGATGTTCCATGTGGAAGGGGCTGCGGAGCTGGGGACTGTGGCGGCTCATGTGCCCTATGGTGTGGCTCAGAAACGGCCCCAGAAGAAGCCTGCTGAGGAGAACGCTAAAGACTCTAGTGCTGCCGCCAAGTAG